From the Accumulibacter sp. genome, one window contains:
- the yegQ gene encoding tRNA 5-hydroxyuridine modification protein YegQ codes for MPRLHATRSPELLAPAGSLAMLRTALAYGADAVYAGQPRYSLRVRNNDFGDLQALAQGVAEAHAARRKLYVVSNILPHNAKLRTYLADMAPVIATRPDALIMADPGLIDLVRESWPEIPVHLSVQANTLNFAAVRFWQKLGIARIILSRELSLQEIEEIRQQCPDVELEVFVHGALCVAYSGRCLLSGYFNHRDPNQGTCTNSCRWQYRLHAAGHDATGDLQARTGNVVRERAAAWLLEEGERPGELMPIDEDEHGTYIMNSKDLRAVEYVGRLLEIGVDSLKIEGRTKSRYYVARSTQVYRRAIDDAAAGRPFDPTLLGELDGLANRGYTAGFLQRHHEHDMQNYLRGHSESGRSLYVGDLLTWDPVAQRALIEVRNRFSVGDHLEVVHPSGNRRLTLQCMHDLAGLEIGVAPGNGHRVWIPWPVDLPGALLARLL; via the coding sequence ATGCCTCGTCTCCACGCTACCCGATCGCCCGAACTGCTTGCTCCGGCTGGTTCGCTGGCGATGCTGCGCACGGCGCTGGCCTACGGAGCCGATGCGGTGTACGCGGGGCAGCCGCGCTACAGCCTGCGGGTGCGCAACAACGACTTCGGCGATCTGCAGGCGCTCGCGCAGGGTGTGGCCGAGGCGCATGCCGCGCGACGCAAGCTCTACGTCGTCAGCAACATCCTGCCGCACAATGCCAAACTCCGGACCTATCTGGCGGACATGGCGCCGGTCATCGCCACGCGGCCGGACGCGCTGATCATGGCCGACCCCGGGCTGATCGACCTGGTTCGCGAGAGCTGGCCCGAGATACCGGTACACCTCTCGGTACAGGCCAACACGCTGAACTTCGCTGCCGTGCGTTTCTGGCAGAAACTGGGCATTGCGCGCATCATCCTGTCGCGCGAACTCTCGCTGCAGGAGATCGAGGAGATCCGGCAGCAATGTCCCGACGTCGAACTCGAGGTCTTCGTGCACGGCGCCCTCTGTGTCGCCTATTCCGGGCGCTGCCTGCTCTCCGGCTATTTCAACCACCGCGACCCGAACCAGGGCACCTGCACCAACTCGTGCCGCTGGCAGTACCGCCTGCACGCCGCCGGCCACGATGCCACCGGCGATCTGCAGGCACGGACCGGCAACGTCGTGCGGGAGCGCGCTGCGGCCTGGCTGCTGGAAGAGGGCGAGCGTCCCGGCGAGTTGATGCCGATCGACGAGGACGAACACGGCACCTACATCATGAATTCGAAGGACTTGCGGGCGGTCGAGTACGTCGGGCGCCTGCTGGAGATCGGTGTCGACTCGCTGAAGATCGAGGGGCGCACCAAGTCTCGCTATTACGTCGCGCGCAGCACGCAGGTCTATCGTCGCGCCATCGACGATGCTGCCGCCGGCAGGCCATTCGACCCCACCCTGCTCGGCGAACTCGACGGCCTTGCCAATCGCGGCTATACAGCCGGTTTCCTGCAACGGCATCATGAGCACGACATGCAGAACTACCTGCGTGGGCATTCGGAGTCCGGGCGCAGTCTCTACGTCGGCGACCTGCTGACCTGGGATCCTGTCGCGCAGCGTGCGCTGATCGAGGTGAGGAACCGCTTCTCGGTGGGGGACCACCTCGAGGTCGTTCATCCCTCGGGTAACCGCAGGCTGACTCTGCAGTGCATGCACGATCTGGCAGGGCTCGAGATCGGCGTGGCGCCCGGCAATGGGCATCGCGTCTGGATTCCCTGGCCGGTCGATCTGCCGGGTGCCTTGCTGGCGCGTCTTCTGTGA